The DNA sequence AAAAGTCCAACTAATTTGTGTACAACTAACATCGACTAAGtgtgtttcaaaaaaaaaaaaaaaaaaaaaaaaaactaacatcGACTAAGTTCCACTAATATTTTTTACTCGGATTTTCGCCATCGTTCTTGTAGTTGCATTGCGATAACGTTAGTACAATCTGTCAGATGAGGCAAATCTCTTTAATTCAACTGACGAATTAGATTAAATTgagaaaattaaggaaaatgTGAAATCTCGAGTAAACAACATAGAATATGACATTTTAGTCAAAGTAGTTCTTGATATTAGTATAATTTCTCACTTTGGttcctaaaatttgaaattgatagaagggttcctgagtttgtccacaatcaaaatgattgacgatAGACAAACTCAtaaaccacttctatcgattttaaatctgaTGCACCAAAGAtaagagttatgtcaatcttaagaactaaatgaaacaaattgactcttgttttgcaagaaaaaATTCGGTCATCCGACTACGGCAAAAGTGAAGCAAAGCATTATCGTCGCAACACGTTTAGAGCATTCACCCTTGTACCGAGGAGTGTTTAATTTCCGGCATCCCAATATTAAGCAAAGAACAGAAGAATTGTATGCAACAAAAAGTTCACTCAGAAATGCTACGATGCTGACAGTTTgaacttgaaattttttattggcaGTGGTTTACATAGTAACCACCAGTGTACCCTACGACATAGACACCTCCGAGTTGAATCGAAGGGTGGGGTTGACTCGAAAATATATAGCAGGGAGGTCTCCAGGAGCAACAAGCTCAATGGTATCTCAGCAAAGAAACTCAGATTAACACTCAAATTACACTAGGATTGATACATGAATTCCGACTATTGTCGTCTAGTTTTTCTCAGCAGCCTGCTTTAAGCACTGGAGCACAGCTTCTCTCGTCGGCATTGCAGGAATGGCTCCTCTTTCTGTTACTGTGAGCGCACCGCATGCATTTGCGAAGAGTAGAGCTTCTCGTAGCCCCTTCTCATCCTGCACGGGAAATTTATACAGAAGCTGGTAGATGATCGAAAATGAAAACATACAACAGTCTAGACTACGTACAGGAACAATATTACattgtttctttttctgttaGAGTAAACAGAATTTTGTAATCTTCTGAACAGAACATTTTAGATACGAGGACCGAATGAGATTCAAATTCGAGTGAGTAGGAAAATAATCTACCGGAAGATGCATGGATGGATTTTTCTCAATCCCGGGAAGAACTATGCTTACCTGAAAAAGGCTCAAGTTAGAAGCTATGCTGTCCAGTACCCCAGCGACGAATGCATCACCAGCACCAGTTGTGTCAACAGCTTTAACTTTAACACCACCAACCCGGCCGTGAAATTTCTGACAGAAATTTAGTTGATGTCAATTTTCTCataatcaatcattttgatagAGAAGTTAAAAGGCAAATCACATTCAGAGTGTTcaattgattttcttcaacaaaaatatagatGCCTCTTGAACAATAAAATCATGGCGTGGTATTGACACCGCTGACTTTGTAAATGTTCCCATTTATTCCAATAAATAAAAGTACAATATGATGACAAACTTTTACAGTTGCTATCTTATATGACGCAGAAGGGACAATGACAAGATTGTTCTAAAAACGACCCATTTTAGTCGAGAAGATGATAAGTGAGTTCTTTACCACAAGAGACAAAAgatgctgaaaaaaaaaatgacaaacctACCTGAGTGTAATATCTGCAACCCTCTGAACCCTCAGTTACTACCAACAGTCTAAGATTGGGATGAAAAAGCTTCGTTAACACCACATTATCATCATAAGGATCATCACCACCAGTCAGGAATCTAATTTCATCCTCGCTTATCTGCAAGTTTGACATACGAAAACACCTGATGAGAACCAAGGATAAAGATACAAACAGAAAATTTACAACTACGCAACAGCTAATAACTTCCGTACATGAATTTTGTATTTTCAGGTACTATACCTTGATTATATCTGCTTGATCCCATATACTCATTATGCCTTTCCGTGCAGCATCTTCCGACGGCCACAATGGCAATCTTAAATTTGGGTCATAAGAAAGGATGCACCCAGACTCCTTGGCAATTTTCATAGCAGCTAGATGGGTTGACCTGCATGGTTCATCAATCAAACTAATTGAACCATAATGGAAGATCTTTGCCTGCAGTCAATATTATCTGAATCAGTTTCCAACAAATGGGTAAGCTTCATATTTTGTGTGCACTGTTTTgcaattaaattgaaaaagaaagcCACACCTTCTTAATTAGATTTATGTCAAGCTCTGATTCAAGTAGAAGCATATCAGCACTTGGATGACGGAAGAACAGGAATTCACGCTCTCCGTCAGCTCTGAGTGTAACAAAAGCCAATGCAGTTCTTGCATTGGGGTCAAATCGAACGCCAGAATTGTCaacattgttttgttttagaaTGTCAGACAACATGTATCCAAATTCATCATCGCCTACCTGTAACGCAAGTTTTTATAAGTTAAATCAAGAAGCCTCCCACATTAAAATATCccttcatatagaaaactttggAAGCTTTAAGACTATGCAATGTCAGGAGCCACTAAAAGCCCTTAGGTTCCATAAGAAGATACAGTCCTTATCAGATTTGAGAAGGAAGTTagttcaaaatataatttaaaactaatgaGGACTCCGAATGCAAATATCAGATGTAAAAGAGGTCCCCTGAAACTGAGAGAAAACATTGTTCGATTTACATTTCTGGAGATTGTGAAATGGGGTACATCCAAAATGTGAGAAAGATGCATATTTGAACCACGTCATGCTCAACAAAGTCAACATAGAGTTGAACCGTTGGGAAGTTTCAGTAAAAAAGGTTGAATGCGTCCTTCTATGTTTCGTATCTTACACATGTGGAACAAAATGTTACTAGAGAAATCCTTCTTCATAACAGAAATCCCAGGTAGAAAGACGAAGGCCAAATGAAGAAAGCAATAAAACTAGGGTGGtcctatccacacaccccttgttaattttagaTCCTCCTCAATTCGTTCAATCCGGCCAAAAATTGAGAGGgctgtgtggatagcaccaccctaaaACTATCTTAGAAACTAGCATCCAGAATAAAGAGGACACAATCTAGTTCACCTTGCCTATGAAACCTGCTGAACCACCCAGTCTTGCAACACCAACAGCGACATTAGCAGGAGCACCACCAGGAGCTTTTTTAAAAGCAGATGCTTCAGCAAGTGAAACTCCACTAACTGTGGGCACAAAGTCGATTAGCATTTCCCCGAAGCAAACAACCAGGGACTTGTCATCTTGTGACCCTCCTTTTTTATCTGATGATTCATCTTTAGAATCTTCACGCAAAACCAATTTTTTGTCCAGAGCTGAAGTCACATCATTTAAGAAGTATTAATCAAACCGCAAAGAAGTTCAACAAGCTATATGCATGCCACGATGTTGCATATGTACTAGTCCGCCATGGAATATGTTTAAagttaattaatacaaaaactATCTTATCGTCTATGCGATTAATAAAACAATACTGCAAGCTAAAAATCACACAGTTGCTCCAAGTGGGACTATGTTAGAATCAATTCACCTTCTTTTATCCAATTCTGTAAaactaaactacatattaagtGATTCGGAAACTCGAAAACTGCATGTTTAGTAAACAAAAATTGTTCATCTTTACAAAGCATCTGTTACCCGACTAATTCTTTATTgtttaaatgtgatttttcaaacAGATCACAGATCAACTACCAAACACATGCGCAGTGTAAATACACAGTGAATCCATACGAAGCAAACTTCAAAAAAAACGGATTCGATAAAAAACGTAAAGAAAAAAGATTGATTGCTGCGGAAGATGGATCAAAAATACAGAAACCCAATACAAAGAAATGCCCAAGAATTCAGAAATCATCAATCTTTTCTGCAAATCTGCAATCTTTAAGCTAACAAATGTAACCCGAAGAACCCAGATGTGAAATCTCCTAATATAAATACTAAACAGATCGCAATCCCAATTTTAATCAGGACGTACCAACATGATCATAAACATCATATATAATCAAAACATGGAAGGAAGATTAAACGAACCTGGGGCGAGAATATTAGCCATGGCAGGAATGGAATTGCAGAGATTGAAGTTCAACAAGAGAGCAgagtatgcaaaaagaaatggagagagagagagtgtgtttGGTGTTGGTGCAGTGTAGTTGTAGTTACAGGATGAGCTTTAATTGGGGGGTAAATGTGCGATCTTGAAGTCGTCGGGGACTCACAAATCAAAAGctatttaaagaaagaaagcaaacaaaGGTATATGGAATCTGGcaatttttagattttataCAACGTATCATAGACACGGCTTATTCTTACTTGTCTTGCCTAAATCTTGCCTGTCTTTTCTGTATAATTATTGTGTGGTATTGAATATTAAGCGTGCAGTATAATTAATTCATATGTTAAAATATCATTAGTAGTGTCATTTGGTACTACGATTTAattatatttcttttcaatGAGAGGTTTTACGTTCGAATCtcgttaaaaataaatttgaactgcattattactagtccattgtgagacttaacgtactcttccacccatttagtgtagataatattttttgttaaaaaaaatatcactagtgATAGGTTTTTTAAACCttgagtttttttaattttatttaattttgtactattattttttacaagaaaacaaataatggTTTATAGTAtaatttaaaatacaagaaaattcaaatttggggGCAGATAAAGAGCATGTAActctaagagcatctccaaatgagatgtcaaattttaaacataaattttaaatttgacagcCTATGTGATATTTTGatatcttttaaattttttctctCCACCCGGTATgtcaaatttaatataatattatatattgttttcttttattttattaaactattattttattacccATTTTAACATCTTTCAAAACCCCTGGATTTCTTCACTTGACACCTTCAGCCATagatgtgacagcccgtcccaaaaACGttttaacgtacgtgtgaaaagacaattttgcccctagttcgttttctttacgtttattggttgttCTTGTGTTGTATTggcatgttttgggccacacacacacccccacACTCCACCACCTTTCCTCTGTTTCCTGCTACTGTCCCGAGTTCcctttcccttcctcttccttcgaaaacgtacggacacacacacaagcacactaaacacccacagatcgaaggaactaaacccatattcgagctcgtgaggctgGGAGGAGTGCAgctataccattttcaggtaagaaaaccatcgttttcacgtcgattccaCAAAGCCCGAtttggggtactattcatgcaaacgtaatttctcacgttttaggaaatttgaagctcgtaggtagcttggtggggtcccaaggagtctcggagtagttcgtttgaaggaattggacgtcgggatcactgtATTCGAAGTTCGTCGGAGTTGGATTGTGTGGACAGGTGAGATCTCGTGGTTTTTAACCCTTAAAAGTGGTATAATTGTGTTCTCCTAggtctaagcttcattttggtagtAATTTTGTCAagtttgggtgaaaaacgaacGAGATATCGAAGTTAggaaattttccagttttccgacGCCGGGGAAGGagacagaatattcctgacgctgttgacggaatctgtcaagactgacggaatattccctacggcgtcagttgacgccgtcagcgtgccaggcacgtgcctgcgtgtggccggcgcgtgtggccgtgccttggccggcgcgtgggggcgcgtgcggcggtgaaaaattattctaaaaatttgggtgtgatcatgaggttgtgtagagcacgttggtatattcatttgtccaatttgagcaatgtatgataagttattacgagaagttggttatgtgctttaaaattaacgtttttgtagttgtttcgcatataggtgatacgtatcccgaggacgagcgtggtcactcgaggtaggggggctacgacccttccacataccagtgagtgggcttttggttttccgtatatacctatatacatttattttcccagaaattgattgaaagggttatttgttttatgccatgcattatattatcgCTGTTTATGCACCGTTAgtcgcattattagttgcatacacatacatatgcatattgggtgctgtggacgcacaggtaagtgccatgtaagtgttattcatgtttatattcaatagtggtttgagatgcttagagagctcataacctgcacccccggtgttagtgctcccgcccagagtagggcacagtccttcacgtgatgttcacctcccgcaccacacgctcagcttggatccaagttaggtgcacagtcctgtcgtacagaccacattaggtggttccgactcgtaggtgacccgcgattattcgcacagccttcacgtgatcgtagcactagagcgtttatatgttttacacccaggcctgtcgtacagaccactttaggtggttccgactcgtgggcaggtttagtattgatattgagatttgagctctatatgcagccgtacaggttacgttaggtgactccggctgccagactatatgttattgatatgatttatacctgagcacttgcatttcattatgaggttccgacatggcatattcttgagcatgtttggcatatctatatacatacgtacatatgttattttctgggaagtatacaggttttacgacgaggggttagaatgcattttactaaatggttttcgaaaagatttgtttttgcccactcacacttttgttttgcgcccatccaggttctagttgtctagcaggttcggtggtttcccggagggctttcccggcatttctgacagatgctcaccagcgtagggtcaccttcgggtgtactattgtcgtatcattttcttttggactgc is a window from the Pyrus communis chromosome 16, drPyrComm1.1, whole genome shotgun sequence genome containing:
- the LOC137720068 gene encoding probable fructokinase-7 isoform X1 — encoded protein: MANILAPALDKKLVLREDSKDESSDKKGGSQDDKSLVVCFGEMLIDFVPTVSGVSLAEASAFKKAPGGAPANVAVGVARLGGSAGFIGKVGDDEFGYMLSDILKQNNVDNSGVRFDPNARTALAFVTLRADGEREFLFFRHPSADMLLLESELDINLIKKAKIFHYGSISLIDEPCRSTHLAAMKIAKESGCILSYDPNLRLPLWPSEDAARKGIMSIWDQADIIKISEDEIRFLTGGDDPYDDNVVLTKLFHPNLRLLVVTEGSEGCRYYTQKFHGRVGGVKVKAVDTTGAGDAFVAGVLDSIASNLSLFQVSIVLPGIEKNPSMHLPVDYFPTHSNLNLIRSSYLKCSVQKITKFCLL
- the LOC137720068 gene encoding probable fructokinase-7 isoform X2; this encodes MANILAPALDKKLVLREDSKDESSDKKGGSQDDKSLVVCFGEMLIDFVPTVSGVSLAEASAFKKAPGGAPANVAVGVARLGGSAGFIGKVGDDEFGYMLSDILKQNNVDNSGVRFDPNARTALAFVTLRADGEREFLFFRHPSADMLLLESELDINLIKKAKIFHYGSISLIDEPCRSTHLAAMKIAKESGCILSYDPNLRLPLWPSEDAARKGIMSIWDQADIIKISEDEIRFLTGGDDPYDDNVVLTKLFHPNLRLLVVTEGSEGCRYYTQKFHGRVGGVKVKAVDTTGAGDAFVAGVLDSIASNLSLFQDEKGLREALLFANACGALTVTERGAIPAMPTREAVLQCLKQAAEKN